In Pseudoalteromonas marina, a genomic segment contains:
- the rhlP gene encoding rhombotarget lipoprotein (RhlP (RHombo-target LipoProtein) is a family of predicted lipoproteins that, in general, co-occurs with a form of rhombosortase, and that has an apparent cleavage site for that enzyme, a GlyGly motif, near the C-terminus.): protein MKKNTFFVMLMVFVLTSCSALVSNNAGKNTRSSSLVDFLYPNEDSRATYKPEIPVLKLPVTVGISFVPSKDWRANSIESQNEVELLERVKKSFLQYDYIDRIEVIPSTYLKGGEGFSALEQVGRLYDVDVMALVSYDQVTQTYENNAALLYWTIVGMYVIPGNENTIQTFVDTAVFDIKSKKMLFRAPGISKLEKRTTAIGIDETLNEKSLEGFNLAVTDMSLNLDAELARFKTRVKEEKIAKIENKDGSSSAGAFSVFILVFISLLVLKRRYVNN from the coding sequence ATGAAAAAAAATACGTTTTTTGTCATGTTGATGGTTTTTGTACTGACCTCATGTAGTGCGCTTGTGAGTAATAATGCAGGTAAAAATACGCGTTCTAGCAGTTTGGTTGACTTTCTTTATCCAAACGAAGATAGCCGTGCTACGTATAAACCAGAAATTCCAGTGTTAAAATTACCTGTTACTGTGGGCATTTCATTTGTGCCTTCTAAGGATTGGCGAGCAAACAGTATTGAAAGTCAAAATGAGGTAGAGTTGCTCGAAAGAGTTAAAAAATCGTTTTTGCAGTACGATTACATTGACCGCATAGAAGTAATTCCAAGTACGTACCTTAAAGGTGGAGAAGGGTTTTCAGCGCTTGAACAAGTAGGGCGACTGTACGATGTAGACGTGATGGCATTGGTTTCTTACGATCAAGTAACGCAAACCTATGAAAATAACGCCGCATTACTGTATTGGACCATTGTAGGTATGTACGTTATTCCCGGTAACGAAAATACGATTCAAACCTTTGTCGACACTGCTGTTTTTGATATAAAAAGTAAAAAAATGCTTTTTAGAGCACCAGGCATCAGCAAGCTTGAAAAAAGAACCACCGCTATTGGTATTGACGAAACGCTCAATGAAAAGTCACTTGAGGGGTTTAATTTAGCGGTTACCGATATGAGCCTAAATTTAGATGCGGAATTAGCACGCTTTAAAACGCGGGTTAAAGAAGAAAAAATAGCAAAAATAGAGAATAAAGATGGCTCAAGCAGTGCTGGGGCGTTTAGTGTGTTTATTCTGGTTTTTATATCGCTACTTGTTTTAAAGCGCAGATATGTTAATAACTAA
- the greA gene encoding transcription elongation factor GreA, which translates to MQTIPMTVRGADLLRKELNELKTVTRPKIIADIADAREHGDLKENAEYHAAREQQGFCEGRIQEIEAKLSNVQIIDVTKMPNTGKVIFGTTVTIVNVETDAEVKYQIVGDDEADIKNNLISVNSPIARGLIGKQMDDAVTIKTPKGDVEYEIIEVEYL; encoded by the coding sequence ATGCAAACAATTCCGATGACAGTTCGTGGCGCAGATTTACTGCGTAAAGAGCTTAACGAATTAAAAACAGTTACCCGTCCTAAAATCATCGCTGATATTGCTGATGCGCGTGAACACGGTGACTTAAAAGAAAACGCTGAGTACCACGCTGCGCGTGAGCAACAGGGTTTTTGTGAAGGTCGTATTCAAGAAATTGAAGCTAAACTTTCAAATGTTCAAATAATCGACGTAACTAAAATGCCTAACACAGGTAAGGTTATTTTTGGTACCACAGTAACTATTGTTAATGTAGAGACTGATGCCGAAGTTAAATACCAAATAGTTGGCGATGATGAGGCAGATATTAAAAATAACTTAATCTCTGTTAACTCACCTATAGCTCGTGGTTTGATTGGTAAACAAATGGATGATGCAGTCACCATTAAAACACCAAAGGGCGACGTTGAATACGAAATCATTGAAGTTGAGTACCTTTAA
- a CDS encoding dienelactone hydrolase family protein, translating to MNSPQIDHIPQEAFDWYDEYAHGLMDRRTFMKKLGGLAALGISMSVLTNALLPNYALAEQVSFNDDDIKATYEEFDSPNGHGKGKGYLAVPSKIEGKLPVVLVFHENRGLNPYIKDVARRLAKKGFIAFAPDALFPLGGYPGNDDEGRAMQRTMDRAKIQNDFVAAAHFLKAHPSSNGKLGAVGFCFGGYIVNYLAAVDSDLLSAGVPFYGTPASESLHKNIKAPLLIQLGELDKRVNATWPEYEKSLKANNVEYTMHMYEGANHGFHNDSTGRYDEQKAELAWQRTLAFFNEKLS from the coding sequence ATGAATTCACCTCAAATAGATCACATACCTCAAGAAGCGTTTGATTGGTACGACGAATATGCCCATGGTTTAATGGACCGCCGTACTTTTATGAAAAAACTAGGTGGCCTTGCAGCACTGGGGATTTCAATGAGTGTGCTCACCAACGCGCTTTTACCTAACTATGCACTTGCAGAGCAAGTCTCGTTTAACGATGACGATATTAAAGCCACTTACGAGGAATTTGATTCGCCAAACGGGCATGGTAAGGGTAAAGGTTATTTAGCGGTGCCTAGCAAAATTGAAGGTAAACTGCCGGTTGTATTAGTTTTTCACGAAAACCGTGGTTTAAACCCTTACATAAAAGACGTAGCAAGGCGCTTAGCCAAAAAAGGTTTTATTGCTTTTGCTCCCGATGCACTTTTCCCGCTTGGTGGCTATCCGGGTAATGATGATGAGGGGCGTGCAATGCAACGCACGATGGACAGAGCTAAAATTCAAAACGACTTTGTAGCCGCCGCTCACTTTTTAAAAGCCCACCCTAGCAGCAACGGCAAATTAGGCGCCGTAGGCTTTTGTTTTGGGGGTTATATTGTTAACTACTTAGCCGCAGTTGATAGTGACTTACTCAGCGCGGGCGTGCCCTTTTATGGCACACCTGCAAGTGAAAGCTTACACAAAAATATAAAAGCCCCTTTACTGATTCAATTAGGTGAACTTGATAAACGCGTTAACGCCACATGGCCTGAGTATGAAAAAAGCTTAAAAGCTAACAATGTTGAGTACACTATGCACATGTACGAAGGCGCTAATCATGGTTTTCATAACGACTCTACTGGGCGTTATGATGAGCAAAAAGCAGAGCTTGCTTGGCAGCGTACCTTAGCGTTTTTTAATGAAAAATTAAGCTAA
- the carB gene encoding carbamoyl-phosphate synthase large subunit, whose amino-acid sequence MPKRTDIKSILILGAGPIVIGQACEFDYSGAQACKALREEGYRVILVNSNPATIMTDPEMADATYIEPIHWEVVEKIIEKEKPDAVLPTMGGQTALNCALDLDKHGVLAKHGVELIGATADAIDKAENRERFDTAMKNIGLECPRAEIAHSMEEAKDTMSRIGLPCIIRPSFTMGGTGGGVAYNMEEFEEICERGLDLSPTNELLIDESLIGWKEYETEVVRDKKDNCIIVCTIENFDPMGVHTGDSITVAPAQTLTDKEYQIMRNASMAVLREIGVETGGSNVQFGINPKDGRMVIIEMNPRVSRSSALASKATGFPIAKIAAKLAVGYTLDELQNDITGGKTPASFEPSIDYVVTKIPRFNFEKFAGANDRLTTQMKSVGEVMAIGRNQQESLHKALRGLEVGATGFNPIVALDDPKAKEKIIRELREPGAERIWYIADAMRHGMSVEDVYELTKVNRWFLVQIEDILKDEARIAEGGMAGLNADFLRKLKRKGFADPRIAEIAGVSEAEIRKKRHQLNIVPVYKRVDTCAAEFSSDTAYMYSSYDEECEANPTDKDKIMVIGGGPNRIGQGIEFDYCCVHAALALRDDGYETIMVNCNPETVSTDYDTSDRLYFEPITLEDVLEIVRVEKPKGVIVQYGGQTPLKLARELEANGVPVIGTSPDAIDRAEDRERFQQLVERLDLLQPENATVTSTEEAILKSAEIGFPLVVRPSYVLGGRAMEIVYDEDDLRRYMTEAVQASNEAPVLLDHFLDNAIEVDVDAICDGEQVIIGGIMEHIEQAGVHSGDSACSLPAHSLSQEVQDVMRKQVTDMALELGVVGLMNTQFAVKDGKVYLIEVNPRAARTVPFVSKATGVALAKVAARCMAGQSLASQGITKEIIPPYYSVKEVVLPFAKFQGVDPIRGPEMRSTGEVMGVGDTFAEAFAKAQLGASNTLPRGGRALLSVRNSDKSRIVELAKIMTELGFELDATGGTAKALEEAGINVRRVNKVYEGRPHILDYIKNKEYSYIVNTTEGRQAIEDSKVLRRGALQNKTNYTTTLNAAFANCTANKADDRSKVASVQELHLRLN is encoded by the coding sequence ATGCCAAAACGTACCGACATAAAAAGCATTCTTATCTTAGGCGCAGGCCCAATTGTTATTGGTCAAGCTTGTGAATTTGACTACTCTGGTGCACAAGCGTGTAAAGCACTCAGAGAAGAAGGCTATAGAGTTATCCTTGTTAACTCAAACCCAGCAACGATTATGACCGACCCAGAAATGGCTGATGCAACATACATCGAACCTATTCACTGGGAAGTAGTAGAAAAAATCATCGAAAAAGAAAAGCCAGATGCAGTCCTGCCTACTATGGGCGGTCAAACAGCATTAAACTGTGCACTTGATTTAGATAAGCACGGTGTATTGGCTAAGCATGGCGTAGAGTTAATTGGCGCAACAGCTGATGCAATAGACAAAGCCGAAAACCGTGAACGCTTTGACACTGCAATGAAAAATATTGGGCTTGAGTGTCCTCGTGCAGAGATAGCACACTCAATGGAAGAAGCTAAAGATACAATGAGCCGCATAGGCTTACCGTGTATCATTCGTCCTTCTTTCACCATGGGTGGCACCGGTGGCGGTGTTGCTTACAACATGGAAGAGTTTGAAGAAATTTGTGAGCGTGGTTTAGACTTATCACCTACTAACGAATTACTAATTGATGAATCACTGATTGGTTGGAAAGAGTACGAAACAGAAGTTGTTCGTGACAAAAAAGACAACTGTATTATTGTTTGTACTATTGAAAACTTTGACCCAATGGGCGTGCACACAGGCGACTCAATCACTGTTGCACCAGCGCAAACGTTAACCGACAAAGAATACCAAATTATGCGTAATGCCTCTATGGCAGTACTGCGTGAAATTGGTGTTGAAACCGGTGGCTCTAACGTACAATTTGGTATTAACCCTAAAGATGGCCGTATGGTTATCATTGAGATGAACCCACGTGTATCGCGCTCATCGGCACTAGCCTCTAAAGCAACGGGTTTCCCAATTGCTAAAATTGCAGCAAAACTTGCAGTAGGCTACACGCTTGACGAACTTCAAAACGATATCACTGGCGGTAAAACACCAGCCTCTTTTGAGCCTTCAATTGATTACGTTGTAACTAAAATACCTCGCTTTAACTTTGAGAAATTTGCCGGTGCTAACGACCGTTTAACCACGCAAATGAAATCAGTGGGCGAAGTAATGGCAATTGGTCGTAACCAACAAGAGTCATTACACAAAGCATTACGTGGTCTTGAAGTTGGCGCAACGGGTTTTAACCCAATTGTTGCACTTGATGACCCTAAGGCAAAAGAAAAAATCATCCGTGAATTACGTGAGCCAGGTGCTGAGCGTATTTGGTACATTGCAGATGCAATGCGACACGGTATGAGCGTTGAAGATGTTTACGAGCTGACTAAAGTTAACCGCTGGTTCTTGGTTCAAATTGAAGACATTTTAAAAGATGAGGCAAGAATCGCTGAAGGCGGAATGGCTGGCCTTAATGCAGATTTTTTACGCAAGCTTAAGCGTAAAGGCTTTGCCGACCCGCGTATTGCTGAAATTGCCGGCGTGTCAGAAGCTGAAATTCGTAAAAAACGTCATCAGCTAAATATTGTGCCAGTGTACAAGCGTGTAGATACGTGTGCTGCAGAATTTAGTTCAGACACCGCTTACATGTACTCATCGTATGATGAAGAGTGTGAAGCAAATCCAACAGACAAAGATAAAATCATGGTTATTGGTGGCGGTCCTAACCGTATCGGCCAAGGTATTGAATTTGATTACTGTTGTGTACATGCTGCGCTTGCACTTCGTGACGACGGTTACGAAACCATCATGGTTAACTGTAACCCTGAAACCGTATCTACCGATTACGATACATCTGACCGACTTTACTTTGAGCCAATTACACTTGAAGACGTATTAGAAATTGTACGTGTTGAAAAGCCAAAAGGTGTTATCGTGCAGTACGGTGGTCAAACACCACTTAAACTAGCACGTGAGCTAGAAGCCAATGGAGTGCCAGTAATTGGTACTTCACCAGATGCAATTGACCGTGCAGAAGACCGTGAGCGTTTCCAACAGTTAGTAGAGCGTTTAGATTTACTACAGCCAGAAAACGCAACGGTTACATCAACTGAAGAAGCTATTTTAAAATCAGCTGAAATTGGTTTCCCGCTGGTTGTTCGTCCATCATATGTATTAGGTGGCCGTGCAATGGAAATTGTATACGACGAAGACGATTTACGTCGTTACATGACCGAAGCAGTTCAAGCCTCAAATGAAGCGCCTGTTTTATTAGACCACTTCCTAGATAACGCAATTGAAGTTGACGTTGACGCAATATGTGACGGCGAGCAAGTAATCATTGGCGGTATTATGGAACACATTGAGCAAGCTGGTGTTCACTCTGGTGACTCTGCCTGTTCATTACCAGCACATTCTTTATCGCAAGAAGTGCAAGATGTAATGCGCAAGCAAGTAACCGATATGGCTCTTGAACTGGGTGTTGTAGGCTTAATGAATACACAGTTTGCAGTAAAAGATGGCAAAGTGTATTTAATTGAAGTTAACCCACGTGCTGCGCGTACGGTTCCATTTGTATCTAAAGCCACCGGCGTTGCACTTGCAAAAGTAGCTGCACGTTGTATGGCGGGCCAATCTTTAGCGAGCCAAGGCATTACTAAAGAAATTATCCCTCCTTACTACAGCGTTAAAGAAGTGGTTTTACCGTTTGCTAAGTTCCAAGGTGTAGACCCTATCCGTGGCCCTGAAATGCGCTCAACAGGTGAAGTAATGGGTGTTGGTGATACTTTCGCCGAAGCATTCGCAAAAGCACAATTAGGTGCAAGCAATACTTTACCACGCGGTGGTCGCGCGTTATTATCTGTTCGTAATAGCGATAAGTCACGTATTGTTGAATTAGCTAAAATCATGACCGAGTTAGGTTTTGAATTAGACGCAACAGGTGGCACAGCCAAAGCGCTTGAAGAAGCGGGTATTAACGTTCGTCGCGTAAATAAAGTTTACGAAGGTCGTCCACATATTCTTGATTACATTAAGAATAAAGAATACAGCTATATCGTTAATACCACCGAAGGTCGCCAAGCGATCGAAGATTCGAAGGTGTTACGTCGTGGTGCATTGCAAAATAAAACCAACTATACGACTACCTTGAACGCGGCATTCGCTAACTGTACTGCTAACAAAGCAGATGACCGCAGTAAAGTGGCGTCAGTTCAAGAGCTACACCTGCGATTGAACTAA
- a CDS encoding efflux RND transporter permease subunit, whose product MSTSEKGLIAWFARNPVAANLIMIFILVGGLLTALTIRKQAFPQFESNWVSVQAVYPGAAPQEVEEGITIKIEENLEGLEGIKRFITYSNRGYAQAWIEIEEKYDLQEALDEIKAQVDSINSFPAGMERPIIQRDKFQQEVMFIALYGDMTYAQLKELGTDLEDELLALPGVNLVSFFSGLNYEIGIEISPDKLREYGLTFRDVSNAVRNFSTNMSAGQIRSDNGYISMRVEKQAYKGNEFEQLPLITLADGAQIYLGDVATINDGFEEGLLYSKYNGKNSLMFDIAASKDQDITDVAKVLKNYMAEKESKLPQGVKLTPMVDLTYYLQGRLDMMIDNMVWGGVLVMLVLALFLPLRLAFWVMMGLPVSFLGAFLFMPIGFLDITINMVSLFAFIIVLGIVVDDAIVVGESASAEIEKHGHSLDNVIRGVKRVAMPATFGVLTTIAAFLPQAMASGPGAAFSKAIGVVIILCLIFSLIESKLILPAHIAAMNPRKPNPKNPLHKVRMVVDKGLKSFVQNYYTPFIGHCIHYRYTVIIGFICILIMSAGMFAGGLVKFVPNPKIQHDFPRVVVEMNLESSEQATLETAKKIEAVLLSVDEELEAQYGQKMIRDLSVSLRGRTTAQLMAVLIEPDKRPIDTFTLSSLWREKLPPLPGVKTLTIEDNLFGGGRDDGDVSFRLQGKDTDKLKEVASLLKTKLQSMEGVGDVNDSLQSATDEVQLDLKPLAYSMGLTLADVASQVSFSYYGLEAQRILREGEEIRVMIRYPENERNSISNIHSTRIITPTGVEVPLSEVAQINIVDGVNRIRRENANRTVNVWAAINTDKVEPFAIVKEITDEYLPTLLQNYPGVTSNVAGRVQEEMESADEQLRDFAISLMIIFALLAIPLRSYSQPLIIMSVIPFGVVGAMFGHMVLGMTMSGLSMFGIIAVAGIVVNDSLVMVDFVNKARAEGVPIKEAVMQAGARRFRAILLTSVTTFIGVLPIIMETSLQAQIVIPMAVSLAFGVLFATVITLILIPCQYVALEDTKRMIRKWRGKHPIVDGQPTTTNS is encoded by the coding sequence ATGAGTACCTCTGAAAAGGGCCTAATTGCCTGGTTTGCTCGCAACCCTGTTGCAGCAAATTTAATCATGATTTTTATTCTGGTTGGCGGTTTATTAACAGCCTTAACGATTCGTAAGCAAGCATTTCCGCAATTTGAAAGTAACTGGGTGAGTGTTCAAGCCGTTTACCCTGGCGCCGCACCGCAAGAGGTTGAAGAAGGCATTACAATAAAAATTGAAGAAAACCTTGAGGGATTAGAGGGCATTAAACGCTTTATAACTTACTCTAACCGTGGTTATGCACAGGCATGGATTGAAATTGAAGAAAAATACGACCTTCAAGAAGCCTTAGACGAAATAAAAGCCCAAGTAGATTCTATTAACTCTTTTCCAGCAGGTATGGAAAGACCAATAATTCAGCGCGATAAGTTTCAACAAGAAGTGATGTTTATTGCACTATATGGGGATATGACCTATGCCCAACTAAAAGAACTAGGTACCGATTTAGAAGATGAATTACTCGCTTTACCTGGTGTTAATTTAGTCAGTTTTTTTAGCGGCTTAAATTATGAAATAGGCATTGAGATTAGCCCCGACAAACTGCGTGAATACGGCCTTACTTTTAGAGATGTATCAAACGCTGTAAGAAACTTTTCAACTAATATGTCGGCTGGCCAAATCCGTTCAGATAATGGGTATATTTCTATGCGTGTTGAAAAACAAGCATATAAAGGCAATGAGTTTGAGCAGCTGCCTTTAATTACCCTTGCTGATGGCGCACAAATTTATTTAGGCGATGTAGCCACCATTAACGATGGTTTTGAAGAAGGCTTATTATATTCAAAATACAATGGTAAAAATTCGTTAATGTTTGATATTGCAGCATCTAAAGATCAAGACATTACCGACGTTGCCAAAGTACTTAAAAATTACATGGCCGAAAAAGAATCTAAATTACCACAAGGCGTAAAACTAACCCCTATGGTTGATTTAACCTACTACCTGCAAGGTCGTCTCGATATGATGATCGATAACATGGTATGGGGTGGTGTTTTAGTTATGCTGGTGTTGGCATTGTTTTTACCGCTTAGATTAGCATTTTGGGTAATGATGGGTTTACCGGTTTCTTTTTTGGGTGCCTTTTTGTTCATGCCGATAGGCTTTTTAGATATCACCATTAATATGGTGTCGCTATTTGCCTTTATTATTGTACTCGGTATTGTGGTGGACGATGCAATTGTTGTGGGAGAATCGGCAAGTGCCGAAATAGAAAAACACGGCCACTCACTCGATAACGTAATCCGTGGTGTTAAACGTGTTGCAATGCCCGCTACATTTGGCGTACTCACTACCATTGCTGCTTTTTTACCACAAGCTATGGCATCAGGCCCAGGCGCAGCATTTTCTAAAGCAATTGGTGTCGTTATTATCCTGTGTTTGATTTTTTCGTTGATTGAATCAAAACTTATTTTACCGGCTCATATTGCCGCAATGAACCCACGTAAACCTAATCCTAAAAACCCATTGCACAAGGTGCGTATGGTTGTTGATAAAGGCCTTAAATCGTTTGTTCAAAATTACTACACGCCTTTCATAGGGCACTGTATTCATTATCGCTATACCGTAATTATTGGGTTTATATGTATTTTAATTATGAGCGCAGGCATGTTTGCAGGCGGTTTAGTTAAATTTGTACCAAACCCTAAAATACAACATGACTTTCCGCGTGTGGTTGTAGAAATGAATCTTGAATCATCAGAGCAAGCAACACTTGAAACAGCTAAAAAAATTGAAGCGGTGCTTCTTAGTGTAGATGAAGAGCTTGAAGCACAATACGGTCAAAAAATGATTCGTGACCTCTCGGTAAGCCTTCGTGGCCGTACCACTGCACAATTAATGGCTGTGCTCATTGAACCTGATAAACGCCCTATTGATACCTTCACTCTTAGCTCATTATGGCGTGAAAAATTGCCACCGTTGCCGGGCGTTAAAACGTTGACCATTGAAGATAACTTATTTGGTGGCGGACGAGATGACGGCGACGTAAGTTTTAGACTGCAAGGTAAAGATACCGACAAACTAAAAGAAGTTGCTTCGTTATTAAAAACTAAATTACAAAGCATGGAAGGCGTAGGCGATGTTAACGACTCACTACAAAGCGCTACCGATGAAGTGCAACTTGATTTAAAACCACTTGCATACAGCATGGGATTGACCCTTGCAGACGTTGCATCGCAAGTTAGCTTTAGTTATTACGGATTAGAGGCACAACGTATTTTACGTGAAGGCGAAGAGATCAGAGTGATGATCCGCTACCCTGAAAACGAACGTAACTCTATTAGTAACATACACAGCACACGTATTATCACGCCAACAGGTGTTGAAGTGCCGTTAAGTGAAGTTGCACAAATCAACATTGTAGATGGTGTAAACAGAATCCGCCGTGAAAACGCAAACAGAACAGTTAATGTATGGGCAGCCATTAATACTGATAAAGTTGAACCTTTTGCCATTGTAAAAGAAATCACTGACGAGTATTTACCAACCCTTTTACAAAATTACCCAGGTGTTACCAGTAATGTCGCTGGTCGAGTGCAAGAGGAAATGGAAAGCGCTGATGAGCAATTACGTGATTTTGCAATTTCACTAATGATTATATTTGCATTATTAGCCATTCCGCTTCGCTCATACTCACAACCATTGATCATTATGTCGGTTATTCCATTTGGTGTGGTCGGTGCAATGTTTGGGCATATGGTATTAGGAATGACCATGAGCGGCCTTTCAATGTTTGGCATCATTGCGGTCGCCGGTATTGTTGTGAACGATTCGTTAGTTATGGTTGACTTTGTAAATAAAGCGCGTGCAGAAGGTGTACCTATAAAAGAAGCGGTTATGCAAGCGGGAGCTCGTCGTTTTAGAGCTATATTGCTAACCTCAGTGACCACCTTTATTGGCGTGTTACCTATTATTATGGAAACGAGTTTACAGGCACAAATTGTAATACCTATGGCCGTATCACTCGCCTTTGGTGTGCTATTTGCCACCGTGATTACGCTTATTCTTATACCGTGTCAGTATGTCGCACTTGAAGATACAAAACGAATGATTCGTAAGTGGCGTGGTAAACACCCTATTGTCGATGGCCAACCAACAACGACCAATAGCTAA
- a CDS encoding S66 family peptidase, whose translation MSLINFPEPLKPNDNIAICAFSSGVDNHFRTRLDTVLNGLKSLGYKVIEGNSVRKNISAKDRALELMHFLTDENIAAIMPPWGGELALEVLQYIDFNIVKTAKPKWLVGFSDVSTLACVLTSRCGWATLHTANLMQLHPNETDHNCVNVFHVLALTKGEQFEQVPSTSYQTKLINYESDPDALFELTEPTQWQCLNYNDARKLEITGRLFGGCLDTLNLLLGSPYLDLHRFKQEYAPEGLVLFLENAELSPTAVARSLIALKLNGVLTDVNGIILGRSAIIDSPHKQIDYYQAIELALGKCIFPVLFDADIGHVAPNLNLINGASCTINADINEGKVIKASLSTKLC comes from the coding sequence ATGTCCTTAATTAATTTTCCTGAGCCACTTAAACCTAATGATAATATTGCAATTTGTGCGTTTTCTTCAGGTGTTGATAATCACTTTCGAACACGATTAGACACTGTGCTAAATGGTTTAAAGTCGCTAGGGTATAAAGTAATTGAAGGTAATAGTGTGAGGAAAAATATTAGCGCTAAAGATCGAGCTTTAGAGCTAATGCACTTTCTTACCGACGAAAATATAGCGGCAATTATGCCGCCATGGGGTGGAGAGCTTGCGCTAGAAGTTTTGCAATATATTGACTTCAACATAGTGAAAACGGCTAAACCTAAGTGGTTGGTGGGGTTCTCTGATGTTAGTACATTAGCGTGTGTGCTCACTTCTCGTTGTGGTTGGGCAACTCTTCATACTGCTAATTTAATGCAGCTACATCCAAATGAAACTGATCATAATTGTGTAAATGTTTTTCACGTTTTAGCGCTCACCAAAGGCGAGCAATTTGAACAAGTACCTTCAACTTCATACCAAACTAAATTAATTAATTATGAGAGCGACCCTGATGCGTTGTTTGAACTTACTGAGCCAACTCAATGGCAATGTTTAAATTACAACGATGCGCGTAAATTAGAAATAACAGGCCGGCTTTTTGGCGGCTGTTTAGACACGCTTAACTTGTTGCTTGGCTCGCCTTACCTCGATTTACATCGCTTTAAACAAGAGTATGCACCAGAGGGGCTTGTGCTCTTTCTAGAAAACGCAGAGTTAAGCCCAACAGCCGTAGCACGTAGTCTCATTGCATTAAAACTAAATGGCGTACTTACTGATGTAAACGGTATTATACTTGGTCGCAGTGCCATTATTGATAGCCCCCATAAGCAGATTGATTATTACCAAGCAATAGAATTAGCACTTGGTAAATGTATTTTCCCCGTACTGTTTGATGCTGATATTGGGCATGTTGCACCTAATTTAAACTTAATTAATGGTGCAAGCTGTACGATTAACGCAGACATAAATGAAGGCAAAGTGATTAAGGCATCGCTAAGCACTAAGCTGTGTTAA